In Plasmodium gaboni strain SY75 chromosome 14, whole genome shotgun sequence, one genomic interval encodes:
- a CDS encoding putative 50S ribosomal protein L22, apicoplast, with protein sequence MIRKSKLIIIMLIFQVLLGEIIFVYNLSFSDKKKYDLAFIKGDSNKIMIRNNSLKKSTIMKKICEKDNFVLNNICETKEENKLVDTISSNDNITMDNNNLLYDDMDLFENDGLQLKQWYFPDKVKEKWKEKHIENVRDNYKKVLLNNKYNELFNMYRNIKKNNIENYKKRVKTNRINPVIYIKKRLVSATAKHIKMSFMKTRKILWKIRYMPIIKAFAFLYYYGTNKYTVNIYKCIKSCLHNAINKYGRNNIKPVFHTLQANMGGYTKKINIRARGKTDIIREPHTHIRVVLEV encoded by the coding sequence ATGATACGAAAAAGTAAATTGATCATAATAATGTTAATTTTTCAAGTACTATTGGGtgaaataatatttgtatataacCTCAGTTTTAGtgataagaaaaaatatgattTGGCATTTATAAAAGGTGATAGtaataaaattatgataagaaataattctttaaaaaagagcacaataatgaaaaaaatatgtgaAAAAGATAACTTTGTATTAAATAACATATGTGAAACAAAAGAAGAGAACAAATTAGTTGATACTATTTCATctaatgataatattacaatggataataataatttattatatgatgaTATGGATTTATTTGAAAATGATGGATTACAATTAAAGCAATGGTATTTTCCAGATAAAGTGAAAGAGAAATGGAAAGAAAAACATATTGAAAATGTAAGAGACAATTATAAGAAGgttttattaaataataaatataatgaactatttaatatgtatagaaacataaaaaaaaataatatagaaaattataagaaaaGAGTTAAAACTAATCGAATTAATCCtgttatttatattaagAAAAGATTAGTTTCTGCTACAGCCaaacatattaaaatgtCTTTTATGAAAACAAGGAAAATTCTATGGAAAATTAGATATATGCCAATTATTAAAGCATTTGcttttctttattattatggtactaataaatatacaGTCAACATTTACAAATGTATTAAATCATGTCTACATAATGctattaataaatatggaAGAAATAACATAAAACCTGTTTTCCATACTCTCCAAGCTAATATGGGAGGATATActaaaaaaattaatattagGGCAAGAGGAAAAACAGATATCATAAGAGAACCTCATACACATATTCGTGTCGTTTTAGAAgtttaa